Proteins found in one Haloferax litoreum genomic segment:
- a CDS encoding BMP family lipoprotein: MDRRSFVKVTGLAGLTGLAGCTGGPGGSEETTTTESSGGEGGEETTTAAEETTQSSEDTTNVGMVYATGGLGDGSFNDQAQQGAIRARDELGVSFDESQPDEVSQFKTFQQQFAESTNPNYDLVCCIGFLQTDALIETSEAYPEQNFMLVDSVVESPNVANYVFAEHEGSYLVGQMAGLLTTQEFSAGTGATSPDSTSVGFVGGVESDLIKKFEAGFKAGVKAANADVEVLTNYTGSFNDPAAGKEAALAMYNSGADIVYHASGNTGTGVFQAAQEQGKFAIGVDRDQSVTKSSYADVILASMVKRVNTAVYNSIESVVNEEFQGGGIVSLGLEQNGVDIVYGDSLSSEIPTEVKDEVAASRESIVAGDVTVPTDPSDV; the protein is encoded by the coding sequence ATGGACAGACGTTCTTTTGTCAAAGTGACCGGACTCGCAGGACTCACAGGACTCGCTGGATGTACCGGCGGTCCCGGTGGAAGTGAAGAGACGACTACCACCGAATCGTCCGGTGGCGAGGGCGGCGAAGAGACGACGACGGCAGCCGAAGAGACGACGCAATCGTCCGAGGACACGACGAACGTCGGGATGGTCTACGCGACTGGTGGCCTCGGCGACGGGTCGTTCAACGACCAGGCCCAGCAGGGTGCCATCCGTGCTCGCGACGAACTCGGCGTCTCGTTCGACGAGTCGCAGCCTGACGAAGTCTCCCAGTTCAAGACGTTCCAGCAGCAGTTCGCGGAGTCGACGAACCCGAACTACGACCTCGTCTGCTGTATCGGCTTCCTGCAGACCGACGCGCTCATCGAGACGTCTGAGGCGTACCCCGAGCAGAACTTCATGCTCGTCGACAGCGTCGTCGAGTCGCCGAACGTCGCCAACTACGTCTTCGCGGAACACGAGGGTTCGTACCTCGTCGGCCAGATGGCCGGTCTGCTCACGACGCAGGAGTTCTCTGCGGGCACTGGTGCGACGTCCCCCGACTCCACGAGCGTCGGGTTCGTCGGTGGTGTCGAGTCCGACCTCATCAAGAAGTTCGAAGCCGGATTCAAGGCCGGTGTGAAGGCCGCCAACGCGGACGTCGAAGTCCTCACGAACTACACGGGGAGCTTCAACGACCCCGCTGCGGGGAAGGAAGCGGCACTCGCGATGTACAACAGCGGTGCGGACATCGTCTACCACGCCTCGGGTAACACCGGGACGGGCGTCTTCCAGGCGGCACAAGAGCAGGGCAAGTTCGCCATCGGTGTCGACCGCGACCAGTCGGTGACGAAGTCCTCGTACGCGGACGTCATCCTCGCCAGCATGGTCAAGCGCGTCAACACGGCCGTCTACAACTCCATCGAGTCCGTCGTCAACGAGGAGTTCCAGGGTGGCGGCATCGTCTCCCTCGGCCTCGAACAGAACGGTGTCGACATCGTCTACGGCGACTCTCTCAGTTCCGAGATTCCGACTGAAGTCAAAGACGAAGTCGCGGCCTCCCGCGAGTCCATCGTCGCCGGCGACGTGACGGTCCCGACGGACCCGTCGGACGTCTAA
- a CDS encoding ABC transporter ATP-binding protein, with amino-acid sequence MATAVHLDGITKRFPGVIANDDVDLSVERGTVHALLGENGAGKTTLMNVLYGLYRPTEGRVVIDDEERRFESPRDAIDAGVGMIHQHFMLVDPMTVTENITLGNEPTKWGNLAVDRDAAREAVVELSDKYGFDVDPDARVEDISVGEQQRVEILKALYRGAEILILDEPTAVLTPQEVEELFDVFEELTEQGKTIIFISHKLGEAMRAADEITVLRDGRNVGTVEADDTTREDLANLMVGREVLLDVQKPPTETGETVLSVSDLSVDDDRGVRAVDDVSFDVSAGEVFGIAGVDGNGQSELIEALTGLRKPKRGGITFRGEDVTKRSRQHRIDSGMAYIPEDRHERGLVMDFDLVENALLGSQHNPAFESGGRIDWNATRSHAEDIIEKYDVRPPNPEAISESLSGGNQQKFIVGREFERDPALVVASHPTRGVDVGSIEFIHEQLLELRSRGVAVLLVSSKLDEVQGLSDRLGVMYEGEIIDVVDPSNTTEEELGLLMAGEHPDDADTDVSAADVDSVATGGEGQ; translated from the coding sequence ATGGCTACAGCCGTCCATCTCGACGGGATTACCAAACGGTTCCCCGGCGTCATCGCCAACGACGACGTGGACCTCTCCGTCGAGCGCGGGACAGTACACGCACTCCTCGGCGAGAACGGGGCCGGCAAGACGACGTTGATGAACGTCCTCTACGGCCTCTACCGACCGACCGAGGGGCGTGTCGTCATCGACGACGAGGAACGACGATTCGAATCGCCACGCGATGCAATCGACGCGGGCGTCGGGATGATTCACCAGCACTTCATGCTGGTCGACCCGATGACTGTCACCGAGAACATCACGCTCGGCAACGAACCAACCAAGTGGGGCAACCTCGCCGTCGATAGGGACGCCGCCCGCGAGGCTGTCGTCGAACTCTCCGACAAGTACGGGTTCGACGTCGACCCGGACGCACGGGTCGAAGACATCTCTGTTGGCGAACAACAACGAGTCGAGATTTTGAAGGCACTGTATCGGGGTGCCGAGATACTCATCCTCGACGAACCCACGGCGGTGCTGACACCGCAAGAAGTCGAGGAACTGTTCGACGTTTTCGAAGAACTGACTGAGCAAGGAAAGACCATCATTTTCATCTCGCACAAACTCGGCGAAGCGATGCGCGCCGCCGACGAGATTACTGTCCTTCGAGATGGACGGAACGTCGGAACCGTCGAGGCCGACGACACCACGCGTGAGGACCTCGCGAACCTGATGGTCGGTCGCGAAGTCCTCCTCGACGTGCAAAAGCCCCCGACGGAGACGGGCGAAACCGTCCTCTCCGTCTCCGACCTCAGCGTCGACGACGACAGAGGCGTTCGCGCCGTCGACGACGTGTCGTTCGACGTCAGCGCTGGCGAAGTGTTTGGTATCGCCGGCGTCGACGGCAACGGCCAGTCGGAACTCATCGAAGCGCTCACGGGACTCCGCAAACCGAAACGCGGCGGCATCACCTTCCGGGGTGAGGACGTGACGAAGCGCTCGCGCCAACACCGCATCGACAGCGGGATGGCGTACATCCCCGAAGACCGCCACGAACGGGGCCTCGTGATGGACTTTGACCTCGTGGAGAACGCGCTTCTCGGGAGTCAACACAACCCCGCGTTCGAGTCCGGCGGCCGAATCGACTGGAACGCGACGCGCTCACACGCAGAAGACATCATCGAGAAGTACGACGTCCGACCGCCGAACCCGGAGGCAATCTCCGAATCGCTGTCGGGCGGGAACCAGCAGAAGTTCATCGTCGGCCGTGAGTTCGAACGCGACCCGGCGCTGGTCGTCGCCTCCCACCCGACACGTGGGGTCGACGTTGGCTCTATCGAGTTCATCCACGAGCAACTCCTCGAACTCCGGAGTCGCGGCGTCGCCGTCCTGCTCGTCTCGTCGAAACTCGACGAGGTACAGGGCCTCTCGGACCGACTCGGCGTCATGTACGAAGGAGAGATAATCGACGTGGTCGACCCAAGTAACACGACAGAAGAGGAACTCGG